The sequence gtgcaggatagttctttggtttgcagacttcggtgttcattgtatggtctcaaacaggcccctcaggcttggtatgagaagatggactcttttttgCTCTCCACTGGGTCCTCTCACAGTTATTCTTATCACAcggtgtacattcagcttcttgagggtggcatcctaattcttgtgctatatgttgatgatctcctcatcacaggtagctcatcctctatgattcagcatattcagtgtgccttgatggatcagtttcaGATGACAGATCTCAAttttttgcactatttccttggtcttcaggtgattcagtcttctgatgggatctatcTCTACCAGCAAATGTATGCTCTTGACATACTTCAGTgcttcggcatgcttgattgcaagcctgatcccactccatttcagtcaggggttgttttgaccaccaCTTTCCCCACttcttcagtagattctacactttacaggtagttggttggcagtttgttgtacctgactcacacccatcctgatatttcctttgcggttggtcttgtctctcgattctcccatgatcctcatgagagtcattcacaagcagccaaacatattttgaggtacattcaaggcactagttctcatggcattcactacccattaggggaacctcacattgttggcacactgactcagattgggctggtgatgtcactgatcggacttctagctttgttttttgtcttggctctggtcctatcacatggtcttgcaagaagcagactgcttatgcattatcatctacagaggctgagtaccgagctactgtgctcgctagtcaggagatcttatggcttcgacagttgatgattgagtttggttttcctcctgatagtcccactattctttggtgtgacaatcagagtgctattcatatttcccgcaacccgaTAGAGCATCAGTgtacgaagcacattgagcttcacatgcatttcatctgccagttgattcgggatggtgttctcattctggagtacattcccacttccgagcaggttgttgacatcttcacgaaaccttttgcatcaccgcactatcttcagttgcactctatgcttggggtgaaggaagttgcccttggggggtctttatgaggcctttcttccttcttcttcttttagcatgttttttatctctttttggagaggagttttttcccactaggttttctcctttgtctctgtttcatagagatttcattgtatttgggtacctgatcaggccttgttgccaggacccatttttcatgctttcagtagttgttctaggttttagcttctccctaagtctagcttaagggggggtgttagagtaattgggtctttacttgattaattaaacaatatttgtttaattctttaagttcccaattatctttttacacttaagctaacattaggtgcatattaattaattatttaattaattattatgtgcaagcctagggttttccctttttagggttaattgacctattagaggttaatttttcttttcattgtattatcttttcacaatacatttttggtgaattggagctctcatattttgagaatatttttcctatgttttgtgtgttcttcataTTATTGcctccttgcttctccttgtaacaggttattcagcttacagaagatcttcaagctactatggggttgtatttctcaactccaatatgtaTACTGCACATCctactattggtattatggatgtgttgcattagttttatcattgatatcaacacttatccttctagagatctacattatTTATTTAGCACTATggctatattggtttactattgaaccgtcatattgtgttcaccagcaagttcaatGACCTATACACAGTCACgggtatattgttcactggcaggtgatatggttcaccggcactgatgatgacttgttatcatctggacatcacttgattatgttgaatacatggtttggatacttggttttggtgttttggttattggtctaatcgggttgacatatttgttgttatcgacagattgatctaggttatggactggtatacattatctattctagatcagcacaacacgttatggatatgatttattagttggatattattgtaaatatattgagccgacatgatgcatcgcatcaagacttatttgtaattgattttattgtaatattcttagtgagccgacctacacatttggtcttaggttttgtatatatgtaagatctcatttgtgagatgagatatgggatatggtatgtaaggttatggtatggtattgtaacatggtatgtgcgaatattgaagatcatatgagcagaccatagagaaggttcaacgAAGgtttttgaaggtgtttatcagagcttaactggtattgaatctagtaTAGGAGATGCTACTtagagtagtacattattctaggatttaaccatcctactctagtcattgtgactcccatttgagcagtgtgctctaggcggttggcctttctgcatgtgcagaccccatttgtatacacatactatctacagtagtatcatctgattgtgggtaaggtttcccaccgtggtttttctccttacagggtttccacgtcaaaaatctttgtgttatgtgttgtggatgttgtttctctttttgtttcatgcatttagtttcactggtattgatataaaTTGTTAATATGCTATCCAACATTaaatttggtttatcggtattaagtttCAAGTTTgtttaagttataattgggttgaaatttattgacaactgattcaccccccctctcagttgtccttctggttcctaacaccTACTACTTCAGCCCAAAAACCATTAAACAATTTTTTAGCCTTTAGCATACTCCTTTCCATCTCCATTATGGTTCTATTTTGAGCTATATTCACTAGCTCTATTAGATCTAAGTACATTGAGGAAGAGTCCACTTTGTTTTTCCACCATTGATTTGAACTCCTTAAATTTATCGAAAGCATCAAATTTCTCGTTCAGAAAGTATATCCAAGGTTTCCTGCtcaaatcatcaataaatgtctgaaaatatagacttcctcctagggatggtgatgcaagagcatccctgatcaatgagcaatcttgcatcaaccaaaaatatttgtttttatttttgtttcctatCCAGTTGTGTGTTGCAGCTTCTATGTTTTTTTCAACATTATTTGGTATTTGTTCATTTTCCGTTGTAGATCATATTTTTAGCTTCTAGACTTGTTCTCATTCCTTGTTCTAGATTTTTGGTTTATTTGGATCTTTTTCCAACAATTTGTCGCTTTTGGATTTTTTGTTTCTTGGTTTCTGGAATAGTTTGAGCTTAAcgactagttggagatttcttctcttgcagAGAGTTTTCTTGGCTTGCAGATCTAATTGGCACCACACGTGATCTTCCTGAACCCTTGGCTAACCTTCCTTTGTGGTATGCACTCCATTTGTGTCCTTGGAAGAGGAGATCTTCACACTTTGGAtctgacctattttacacatttcattttcttgtcatagagaatgtaatcttttgtggtcgaCTCAGATGTGTtctaaatggtatatatatagttgtATTTGATTCTTTGGATGATAGCAAAAAGATATGATGATAAAGATTCATGATTTGTAATTAGAACACCCCTTCCAGAGGTTTGGATGGATTGTATTTTGGAATGTATTTTGTAACTAGGCCTATAAATCTGCATGTTCGCTTGCATGTTGCTGACaaatttatgatgaatttatgatATTGTAAATGTTTGATCTTGTATTTTCTCTATTCTTTGTTGGTGCTTAttttgtgttactcttgctacatgatctgGAGTGTTATTCTTGAGGACCCTCCGGATCATGGCTGCATCAAATGGggttttcattggaccacaaatGTTGGTGTAAACTAGCTTCAAAGGTACTTTTCCTCTATTTGAACTTCCCACTTGAAAGTTTTATCTATGTTTTTTTGCCATTATGCAACTTTCATAGGAATTGGAAGGTTGCATGATAGGTGGAAAACCTTTTACCATTATCTTGTTCTGCAATAAACTCAAGCCATCAAAATTAAGGTTCCATACCTCAAATGCCAAAGTCATGTCTAGTCTAAAATTTCTTCCTTGAAATTAACTTCTTCTTTTCCATGAATTTGAAAGGGAAACTTCTAGTTCTCGGTCATATGAACCTTAGCAATCAACCTATCACTAGGATTTTAATCCAAGATTGTGCAAACATCATTATTAAAGAGAGATTTGTACCCttttcaaataattgaccaacactcattaGATTGTGTTTTACTCCAGACACATAGTAAACATCAAGAAAAAaccttttttctccatttttagtcAACACATGTATAACACCCTTCTCCATTACAGATACTACGGTATCATTTCCCAGTTTTATTTCGGATTTCATAAAatcatccaaattagaaaatagttATCTATCTCCAGTCATGTGGTTACTACAGCCACTATCTAAAAACCAAACATCCTTAGAGTTATCTTGTGCTACATTGCAAATTATAAATAACTACCTAGATTATTATCAAATAAATCTGAATAATTTGCACCaagtttctcaattttttcttgtttctttctacattcatatgcaaaatgaccatatttcttacagtAGAGAATGCTTGCCTTATTGTCTACATGTCAAAATCAAAGTCAAATTATTGTATAGTGTTAATTTTTTAGATGTTAATAGTTGTCTTGTCAAAAATGTGTCTATAAAAAAAAAAGTGTCAACATTTCAATTGTAATTGGAGTGCATGATCAATGGCACCTGACACTTCTTATAAGAAGATTGCATCAAGGGGGGGCTAGATatcaatcataaggaggcttattgCTATAATCTAAAAGCCAAGTTATGTTAGTTAAATAGGGTCAAATATTTCTTCTAATAGAGAAAAATGGAATATTAATAGAAATTTTTGAAGGTTTAGGATTCCACACATTGTAAATTGAATTATAATTGATCCTTATTGAAAAAGAACTATGGTACATGGTAAGTGAAGAAACAAGAAGGCCAATTGATGTTGATGAAAACAAAAAGTAGACTACAAACGATCAAAGCGCAATAGCTTTGATTGGTCTTGGACTTTTGAAAGCATACCTTCACCACATTAACTTATAAATGACCTCAAATTAAGTGTGGGGTAATTTGAATGCTTTGTTTAGATCAAAAGCATCAAGTGAAAAGATGGGATTAAAGCAGAAATTTTTCGAGATGAAAATGGTGGAAGGTGACAAAATTGTTCAACATATCGGTAACTTTTGCCCCATATTGAATCAACTAGCTAGGATAGATGCTAAAGTACATGATGATGATTCAAAATCTATTTTGTTAAATACCATGCCTCCTAGTTATGGTAATATTATATTCACATTAAATGAAGTAGATGATAGCCTAGAAGATGAAATATCTACTCTAATTGATGAAGGAACCAAGAAAATGGACCCAGCTATAGAGGAAACTGCAATGTTTGGTAAAAACAAGCCCAACCATTCCTTCAAATCCAATtcttctacatcaaagggaaacTGTTTCTTCAAGAATAAAATTTTGCGCTACTATTGCAAGAAGAAGGGACACATTGTAATGAATTGCACTTAGCATGCCAAGGATCTCCTTAATGGAAAGTTAAATATAGATAAGGTATTGGTTGTAGATGAGAAACAAATGTAAACATAGATAAGTTAAATTTGATTGTAGGCTCTTCATTTGTCACCTACTATGGAGCGGTTGTAAATTTATTTATTGTTAGGCATAGCAGGGAGAAATAGTTATGGATATAGATAATTTATGATAAACATATGGATTATATATGCTGGTACATGAGTTCAATAAAAACAAATAAATCTCAAAAGTTAAAATTGATTACTagtataaaaaattgcatgatatatTTTCAATAGAATGAATTTTTATCTTAGATATCATTTATTGTATTATAATCATTTTTAGAAATCTATAATTTCATACCTGCAAAAATATATAATCTATCCCTATTTTAAGAAAATTCCACATTTTACTACTATCTTTTGTGAATGACTAACAACTATTTTATGCGAGGATTTTTTAACTTTCTATAAATGATATGCTATAGAATGTCCCCCGTTTTGAGATGCATACTCATGATTGAAATGTATATTAGCCCAAGAAATATCTATAATACAAATAATGACACTCAAGTTGGTCTTAGTCACCTTCCACCTAGTCTAATGGGCATGGTGCTCTTTACAAGCAATAATTGGTAAGGTTACTTGACTGGAGATTATCAAAAAACTTATGAGATACACTTGAAGAAGAGGGTGCACTCATTAGTTGGGAATCAATTGATGATAATCTTTTTTATGATAAAGACCCCTCCTCTTTGAATTATATGAACTTCTTAATTTTTAATCACTTATGTTCAAACTTGGCcctttaaatagttttttttcatTTAGACTTGATAGGTGTGTCTTCAAAACACCCACTTTTTTATCAAATATTATACTATTTCCTTTTTAGTTAATTTAAAAGGATAAAAAGATTGTTAATCAAGAAATTGGCTAAACCCAAATTGTTTTTGCTGATCTCCCATAATATTTTCATGTTTCCATTTAGATGATTTTATGTAATTGAGTTCCTTGTCTTGAAACTTTCCATAGCAAGAAATCTATTTCAAtgccaaataataaaaaaaaatctaattttagtAATGATTGAATTCATGAAAAAATGCAAACTCTCTACGACTCATAAGTCATTCATATCACAATCTAATTAATTCTCATGATTGAATGCATGGAAGAAGACAAAACCTCTATAACATATAAATTTGCCTTGAAAATGAATTCATTCAAATCACAATCTTATCACTTCTCACAATAGCTTTTAAATTGCATGATTTGCTATAAAAAATAATGCAATGATTTTAATCTTGGGTAACAATGATGAAACTTTAGTTGGAAGGGACTCTACTAGGTAACAAGATAAATTTGGAATTATGCTTGTTATAAAAGGAATTTTGATGTTACAATAGCTGATGCATAAACTACATAATCCAAGCACCAAATCTTAAGCATAGCATGGAAAATTTAAAATGTAGTAGTATGTAACAagatgaatattaatatacaagtTATTGTTCTAGATGTTTAACAAATACATCGATAGGGTCtaacaaataataaaattattaaataatttgaaaacacAAAAATGTTCACTAACTACCTTAACCACTAGAACCACGTACTCAACTACTATCCTAATTTGCAATCTTCAATGGGTAAAAATACATATATCATAGATACACAAGGGTTCCAAATGATTGTGGACTATTGGCCTAGTAATATTGATTTTGCATACTTTACAAGCTAGTTTGCTAAACCCAAATGCAAATTGGTTTGAATTGAAGATACGTGTATTCATAGGCCTCTAACCCCTTCGAAGTTTGGATTCTAGAACCATCTTCTAAATATTCACCTTTAAATTTTGAAATCTAAACGAATCTTCAATCCTTATTTAAATTTTGGAATATACAAGCACTTCAATCCTTATTTGTAGAAATACACCTCTacaaatatgataaaataatatcTCTACTATATCTCTATACATGTTAGATGGATAAGAGTGGCACAGCCACACAAACCCTTATACAACTCTATTATATATGGATACACAATACATCTGACCCCCCTCCTTTGCAAACCCCCCTTTGATTGTAGGCTCTTCATTTGCCACCTACTATGGAGTGATTGCAAATTAACCTATTGTTAGGCATAGTAAGGAGACATGCTAATGCAAAATCAATATATGGATGATTTAGAATAAATATATGGATGATCTCTAAAAATTGGATTATGTACAGGTTTTCTTACTTTCTTGAAAGGATGTGTTAGAGAAAGTCCCCATTTTGAGATGCATActcatgatgaaatgtgtaaaatccCAAGCAACATCTATAAGAGTTATACTAGTCATTTATTGGCATGAATTTCTATCCATGTAATTTGCAGATTTTTTGTTTTTGATCAAGTGAAGTTTTATATGGAGAATAGACGGCTACCTTGCACAATTAATGCTTATAATGCTTAGatttccttttttcaaataattttcttagacagtaatttatttaaaattccaCAAATATGATattgtttgaaatttaaatttagatTAACATCACATTTCTAAAAAACATACAATATATTgttaaataatttatataaattattttataggtaaaataaataaatttaaatgatatttaaaagttattttaattttcatattatatatatatatatatatatatatatatatgacgacCTTTGCCAGTATCTTCCCTGTGTGTGTCAAATTGGGAACTTTGGAACTTCCATCCACCAAAGCATAAAGGAAGTGGGATATTTGGTCACATGTTATAGTTGCAACTTCCTAGTACACACAATTATAGACCAAGCAtgcgaattgtttgacaaaatgccccaAAATAATGTGTCTCAGGGAATTCAATCGACGATCGTTTGTAATAATCGTTTAGTAATCGTTTGAAAAGGCTAATATTTTGTAATACAAACCAACCTAAGCTCCAGTTTATTGCTTCTATAAATTGAAAATTCAAGCAACTCTGCTTTTTCAACCACCAGTTGAATTCACAGCCATCAATTAATaatctttttaaaaataaatattaatttccttcataattaaattcttaaagtatAACTCAAGAGCCCATTTTTTATCTGCGCTGCCCCCTCTTTCCAGATCAGGATTTCTTTGACGAAATTGCCCGCTAATAATGGCATCAACTTCTTTATGCACTTTAATTAAaagatattaataaaaaaaaaattaccaaaaaggTGCAAATTTTCACGGTAGGTAATTTTTTATTCTTATTATCATAGttatctatttttagaaaaaaatttattcattttatCATATTGCTATATTTTtagaattatttaaatataaatattttgacAGATGATAATAAGTTCTAAATTGAGTAttaattatcatatttatctaTTTTGAAAACTATTCTTCAATCTTTTTATCATATTGATCTATTTtaagaaaaatttaaatataataatatttcaaCTAACAAGTTCTTATTCTTTATTtttattatcatatttatttatattaaacatTATTCTCAAATAATATTTGAGAGATATAGAATAGAAGATATAATTagttattataaatattatttttattttttaaagtagtGTTTTTTATATTATGTCTTCTATTTCAGAAGTTGCTTTTTTATTTCCTAGACTAAAATTAGGGGGAATAAAAAGCATGACCTACAATATATAAATTTACCGTTCTCTTGTAAATTTCGCTTGTATTTGATTTTCTAAAAAGAGCAGAGGTAAGTTGCAATGGAGGAAATGTCATGGATATGGTCGTTTATTTCTAAAGAGTATAATGATTATTGTTCTGTTCACAAAAGAGGTGATAAGTCAACAACATTCTTTTGCAAAGATTGTCCCTGGAGGGGCCCTCTATGCAAAGCCTGTGTTTGTGAAAGTCATAGTTCCCACACAGTCTTTCGAGTCAAGAAGACATCCAGACGAGACTCAATtaaaaaggatgacaatcagcTTCACATATCAAATGCGCATCAAATTTTTCCTTATATTTGTAATGGCCATGCCATATTTTTTATTACATCATCAAAAAAAGATCCTTCCATCGAGTCATCCTTCTCTTCAAATTGTTGCAGAGTGTGAAAAAAAGAATTCCATGAGGAAAAATCTGGCGTGTTGTATTGCTCCATCAAATGCAAGTATTTGGAGGACACGGGAAAGACTTCTTTGGAGCAAAATCACTCCTTTCCTAATTACtaccataagtgtttaaaatttcttaAAAAGGGAGAAAAAGATATGATGTATTGCTCTGCTGAGTGCAAGTGTTTAAAAGATCAAGAAGAGGCTTTTTTGAAGGGATTTTGggaattttttgagaaaaaaatgcgAAGCAATGAAAGGGAAGATTTGATGAAACTTACCAACCCTCTTAGATATTTGTACATGCAATATATTCTGCCACCTTTTGACTGGAGTGAATACGAAATAAAAACCAAGGAGGAAGTGAGGAAGTCTCTGGGCATAATTGATAATCCACTATATTTTGCAAATTgatatttatttcaaaattgataaaTATTGTGCTTTAAATAAAGTGGCAGCGATAATTGATGCCCCTTTGTCTATTAATGTTGTTTCTGGTTGACATGCATCTAGGTTggtttatttttcttcttcatctttctatgtgtttaaaaaattaaataatttttatcagAGAGGAAAGATTTAAGATGCTTTATCTaggagcaagacaaattgattaAAGGAAAATCTTGAATTGATAAAGATGATGTTAATTTCTCATGTTTGTTGGCTGCATCTCAATAAAATGTAGGATTAGAATATAAAAAGAATTTAGCTTATTGCTTTTTGGAAAAATATATCTTTAGGTTGTCTCTCGTCTACAGTAAAAACATTGGGCTCTCTCACTTTAGCCCATTTTCGTTTAGTGAAAGTTTAATGAgagcataaatgaattaatgagtAAAAAGATTGAGCTCTCTTTTCATTATTGGCCATTATGAGTGTCCTAATACACAACCACCCCTTAATTTACCAATGTAGTTAATATTACAAAAGATAGAAGCTATATATGTGAGGGAATTATATCAGCTGGTCCACGACTACAATAGCCTCCAGACTATATTTTGGTCTGGAGTAGCAATGAAGGACGAGCATATTTTTAAGTTCCTCAAGCACTAGAGGGATATAAAGCTCTTAGTTGTGTTGTCACAAATACTCCTACAAATCCCACCTCAAAGGAATTGGTGAAGTGTGTTTGCTCTCATCTTAGAGATACTATCAAACGGAGGGAGTCATTTGGAGAAACAATTCATTCACTGCTTGGGATATAAGGCCTGAAGTTAGAGGGACAAAAGTTGCAAGGGCCTATGTGGGTGCATTTTACTGACAAACTGGTGGATTGACTCCTAATGATCCTCTGCCTATTATCTGCCTCGTGAATTATAATCTTGATCACTTTAGTGCCATGCCAAATGTGGACAAAATCAATGAATTGCTACACAAGTATGGACCTATTGTCTTCTTCCATCCAAATGAAAAGTGCATGCCTtcatcaatggaatggttttcccaGAATGGGACACACTTGTATAGTAAGGATTCTTCAGTAGGAGCACAACCCATAAAGGCCAATGGCTCAAATCTTCCCAGGGAGATGACCCAGATGATGGGATCTCCTTGCTGGATTTGCCAAAGGATGGTGCAGCTGCCTCAAGGGTCAAACAGAAAGATCTACAGAGTGCTGAGGCCTATGTGCACGTTAAGCCCATGTTGGTAGGGACATTTAGTGACATAGCAATGTggttattttatcctttcaatggTCCTAGAAGCCTCAAGGTGCAGTTGTTTTATAATTTAAGTTTGGGTAAAATAGGACAACATCTGGTTGATTGGGAGCATTTTACTCTCGAAGACACCTAAACAATTCATTAAACAAATGGAGGCTTTATCTCAAGAAACCTAAACAAATCAAGCTCGATAGAAACCCTCTAGTATCTTGAGAAAaacaatatatatagatgagaagGCTCCAAAACAACTTCAGATGAAAAGCACATATATCAACAATTTATCAGAACTTTAAACCTAAGATGCATTTGGGTGAAAAACAACCAATACAgcatccaaggggttgagcttaactggttaaaacactaggttctcatggtggagacccaagttcaactcccaatagggacatcgaaagaggaattctaagttgtgactcttggccttccataggatggagaaggtcttggggtcaatctaatcaaacacaattcagccaattacctatcaaaaaaaaaaaaaaaccaatacaGCTATATCCAGAATTATACTCACTCAATGCTTTAAATTCCTATTAATTTAGTTGTACAAATGTGAGTGTCAATGAAGTGCAAAGGATCAAACATTTTCCATTTGGCAGCTAAGCAAAACCACACTAACCAGCCTTAATAAAATCCCAAATTAAAATTCCACTTTTAAATTGAGTTTACTAGCACAAAACTATAACTAAGAATAAGAAAAATATACAAGTTGTTGTAATTGTTACAAAAATAAGTGAAGAGGGCGTCTGCAAATGAGGCTTACCATGCCAGAGGAAACTACGTTGCTCTGACAATATCACTGTTAAACCATGCTTTCTTCACCATCTCTAGTTTTACACAAAATGATATATTGGGTATACGTGGCTCTCAGATGGAGGACCAGCTGCCCCACAACATGCAAACCACTCTACGCAGTCaaacattaaaaatattaaaagtttCATCAAGGTTGCGA is a genomic window of Cryptomeria japonica chromosome 7, Sugi_1.0, whole genome shotgun sequence containing:
- the LOC131856476 gene encoding hypothetical protein At1g04090-like, with translation TGGLTPNDPLPIICLVNYNLDHFSAMPNVDKINELLHKSTTHKGQWLKSSQGDDPDDGISLLDLPKDGAAASRVKQKDLQSAEAYVHVKPMLVGTFSDIAMWLFYPFNGPRSLKVQLFYNLSLGKIGQHLVDWEHFTLEDT